The following proteins come from a genomic window of Lachnoclostridium phytofermentans ISDg:
- the hflX gene encoding GTPase HflX yields the protein MKQIGIIVGVNVKNEEHFHEGMQELIALSDACDIEIVDSIVQNADSINRATYLGKGKLAELGELARVRGAEVVIFNGELTASQIRNIQTVVDTVVLDRTNLILTIFASRAKTREAKLQVEVVRLQYELPRLIGANENLSRQAGGIGGGTGAGGRNKGAGETKLELDKRRVEEKINVMQRELEELITQRLTQRNQRKKNEINTVALVGYTNAGKSTVMNYMVQQFIGKEEKEVLAKDMLFATLETSVRKINLKNRKEFLLSDTVGFVSNLPHKLVKAFRSTLEEVCEADLLVHVVDRSNEDYQSQIEVTNATLSQIGAGHIPVIYAYNKADLIKTDLIKEEALQGDMEEKQMLETKEDTVLISAKKGDGMNELIELICKRLYPNEVRTKVLIPYHLGALIAKINASTNILSSNSEEAGMVYEIECNEQIYQQVEAFVLK from the coding sequence ATGAAACAAATCGGTATAATAGTAGGAGTTAATGTTAAGAATGAAGAGCATTTTCATGAGGGAATGCAGGAATTAATCGCATTAAGTGATGCGTGTGATATTGAGATTGTTGATAGTATAGTACAAAATGCAGATAGCATAAATAGAGCTACTTATCTTGGAAAGGGTAAGCTTGCAGAACTTGGAGAATTAGCTAGAGTGCGCGGAGCAGAGGTTGTTATCTTCAACGGGGAATTAACAGCATCTCAAATCCGTAATATTCAAACGGTGGTTGATACCGTGGTACTCGATCGAACCAACCTAATATTAACGATATTTGCAAGTCGCGCTAAGACGAGGGAAGCAAAGCTTCAAGTTGAAGTGGTAAGATTACAATATGAATTACCTCGATTAATTGGAGCGAATGAAAACCTATCAAGGCAGGCAGGTGGTATCGGTGGTGGAACCGGAGCTGGTGGTAGAAATAAAGGTGCCGGAGAAACGAAACTCGAACTTGATAAGCGAAGAGTAGAAGAAAAAATCAATGTGATGCAAAGAGAGCTAGAAGAGCTTATCACGCAACGATTGACACAGAGAAATCAGCGTAAGAAGAATGAGATAAATACGGTAGCATTAGTGGGATATACCAATGCGGGAAAATCGACGGTAATGAATTATATGGTTCAACAGTTTATCGGTAAAGAAGAGAAAGAAGTTTTAGCAAAGGATATGTTATTTGCAACCCTAGAGACTTCTGTTCGAAAGATAAACCTCAAAAACCGTAAGGAATTTTTATTATCTGATACGGTCGGTTTTGTAAGTAACTTACCGCACAAGCTTGTGAAAGCGTTTCGCTCAACTCTAGAAGAGGTATGCGAAGCTGATTTGCTTGTTCATGTGGTAGATCGCTCCAATGAAGATTACCAGAGTCAGATAGAGGTAACAAATGCTACCTTATCGCAAATAGGAGCAGGTCACATACCAGTTATCTATGCTTATAATAAAGCAGATTTAATCAAGACGGATTTGATTAAAGAGGAAGCTTTGCAAGGTGATATGGAAGAGAAACAGATGTTAGAGACTAAGGAAGATACCGTATTGATTTCTGCGAAAAAAGGAGATGGTATGAATGAGCTTATCGAACTCATTTGTAAGCGTTTATACCCGAATGAAGTTAGAACTAAGGTTTTGATACCATATCACCTTGGTGCACTGATTGCGAAGATAAATGCTTCGACGAATATCCTTTCTTCCAACAGCGAAGAAGCAGGTATGGTATACGAAATCGAGTGCAATGAGCAAATTTATCAACAGGTAGAGGCTTTTGTTTTAAAGTAA
- a CDS encoding carbohydrate ABC transporter permease, producing the protein MIKRKTWQSGLLYICIMVLALVTLLPIVLLLTNSLMSGREIVSRYSMDITIFNVLNTEYIKSGDAPFHFVEMAFLPDYITFHQYFKLFFNSPEYLRLFWNSVILCVPIVVGQCIISVPAAYAFERLQWKYKEFLFFIYIIVMLMPTQVLLVPHYLLAELVTLPPYLAIILPGIFSPLGVFLLRQQLKGFPHECLEAAQVDGAAHRTILHHIVLPNMKSSVAVLVVITFADYWNIVDQAIVFIKNAFDEPMSVGLSRVMQNDTGMFFATACFYMFPIVILFMSCRDYISQELSFAGVKN; encoded by the coding sequence ATGATAAAGAGAAAAACATGGCAGAGTGGGTTGCTTTATATCTGTATTATGGTGTTGGCACTGGTCACGCTGCTTCCGATTGTGCTACTGTTAACCAATTCTTTGATGAGCGGGCGAGAGATAGTAAGCCGTTATTCTATGGATATAACGATTTTTAATGTATTGAATACGGAATACATAAAATCCGGTGATGCACCGTTTCATTTTGTTGAAATGGCATTTTTGCCTGATTATATTACGTTTCATCAGTATTTTAAATTGTTTTTTAACAGTCCTGAATACTTAAGATTGTTTTGGAACTCGGTCATTTTATGCGTGCCGATTGTTGTGGGGCAATGTATTATTTCTGTGCCGGCAGCTTACGCATTTGAGCGGTTGCAATGGAAATACAAGGAGTTTTTGTTTTTTATCTACATTATTGTGATGCTGATGCCGACACAGGTTTTGCTGGTACCCCATTATCTTCTAGCGGAACTGGTTACGCTGCCGCCTTATTTGGCCATTATATTACCGGGTATTTTCAGTCCCCTTGGTGTTTTTTTACTGCGGCAGCAGCTGAAGGGCTTTCCCCATGAGTGCTTAGAAGCGGCACAAGTGGATGGTGCGGCACATCGCACTATTTTGCATCATATTGTATTGCCGAATATGAAGTCGAGTGTGGCGGTGCTAGTCGTGATTACATTTGCGGATTATTGGAACATTGTTGACCAGGCGATTGTCTTTATTAAAAATGCGTTTGACGAGCCAATGTCGGTCGGGCTGTCAAGGGTGATGCAGAATGACACAGGTATGTTTTTTGCGACTGCTTGTTTTTATATGTTTCCGATTGTGATATTGTTTATGTCTTGTCGAGACTATATATCACAGGAGTTGTCTTTTGCTGGGGTGAAAAATTAG
- a CDS encoding carbohydrate ABC transporter permease, with amino-acid sequence MNVITRRRNRKKHREWTLWLLLLPSLMGMLIFYLLPFFLSMYYAVIDNVVSHRFVGLQNFIDTFHNLSFQRALKNTAFFILVGVPLNLICSFTIASLLKKVTKLKGFFGLIFLIPMIIPAGAVVFVWKSIFDVNGILNWVLYSAGLPMKNWLESEWVLGIVVIIFLWKNIGIGMILFWTGLNRIPKTYYEMARVEGGGAIGQFFQITLVYIMPTGFVAALLSIINSFKIFKEVFLLFGNYPSEWVYLLQHYMNNQFLAANAQKLSASAGIISAFIVSVLFFFFRSQRKLSEHFS; translated from the coding sequence ATGAACGTAATCACAAGGAGGAGAAATAGAAAAAAACACAGAGAATGGACGCTGTGGCTGTTATTGCTGCCCAGCCTGATGGGAATGTTGATTTTTTATTTACTTCCATTTTTTCTTTCCATGTATTATGCAGTGATTGACAATGTGGTGTCGCACAGGTTTGTTGGGTTACAAAATTTTATTGATACATTTCATAATTTGTCATTTCAGCGGGCATTGAAAAACACGGCATTTTTTATACTGGTCGGTGTGCCGCTGAATTTGATTTGCTCATTTACCATCGCCAGCCTTCTTAAAAAAGTGACAAAGTTGAAAGGTTTTTTCGGCTTAATTTTTCTTATCCCTATGATTATTCCGGCAGGAGCGGTGGTGTTTGTCTGGAAAAGTATATTTGATGTCAACGGAATTTTGAACTGGGTTTTATATTCCGCCGGACTGCCAATGAAAAACTGGTTGGAAAGTGAATGGGTGTTGGGGATTGTTGTTATTATTTTTTTATGGAAAAATATTGGTATTGGTATGATTTTGTTTTGGACAGGACTGAACCGAATTCCAAAAACCTATTACGAAATGGCGAGGGTAGAGGGCGGCGGTGCAATTGGTCAGTTTTTTCAAATTACGCTGGTGTATATTATGCCGACTGGGTTTGTGGCAGCACTTCTGTCTATTATTAACTCGTTTAAAATTTTCAAGGAAGTTTTTCTTTTATTTGGAAATTATCCGTCGGAATGGGTCTATCTGCTTCAGCATTATATGAATAATCAATTTTTAGCCGCCAATGCACAGAAATTGAGTGCATCTGCAGGCATTATTTCTGCTTTTATTGTTAGTGTATTGTTTTTCTTCTTCCGTTCACAGCGAAAGCTGTCGGAACATTTTAGTTGA
- a CDS encoding efflux RND transporter periplasmic adaptor subunit — translation MKIRKGWVLTGIIFLLFVVGCTIYSRTYYQWNLPTVEIMAPRSGTLMLGRYDVRSVSKKEEGSSGFTHSTQILLPLTVNYFFVDDEAEVTLTGIRNSTRKGRVTSITYTKENLVLTIGFHAENFADGESVDVSIMKETTLLSNIMPKSALHEDDKGAYLFVVMKEQGAWGREYVVRRMDVTVWASTEQEFSVSSTIEYPVVFASDSKLADGQRVRFYP, via the coding sequence ATGAAAATCAGGAAAGGCTGGGTGCTGACAGGTATCATTTTTTTATTATTTGTTGTGGGCTGTACCATCTATTCACGTACCTATTATCAATGGAATTTGCCGACAGTAGAAATAATGGCGCCAAGGTCGGGAACGTTGATGCTGGGGCGGTACGATGTACGGAGTGTTTCAAAAAAGGAAGAAGGGTCAAGTGGCTTTACACACAGTACCCAGATTTTGCTTCCGCTTACGGTGAATTATTTCTTTGTCGATGATGAGGCTGAGGTTACGTTGACCGGAATCAGAAACAGTACAAGAAAGGGGCGTGTAACCTCTATCACCTATACAAAGGAAAACCTTGTGCTGACGATTGGCTTTCATGCTGAAAATTTCGCGGATGGGGAGTCGGTTGATGTGTCAATTATGAAAGAAACGACTCTGTTAAGTAATATTATGCCTAAAAGCGCACTGCATGAAGATGATAAAGGAGCGTACCTGTTTGTGGTTATGAAAGAACAGGGGGCTTGGGGGCGTGAGTATGTGGTACGGCGCATGGACGTAACGGTTTGGGCGAGCACAGAGCAGGAGTTTTCAGTTAGCTCAACTATTGAATACCCTGTGGTGTTTGCCAGCGACAGTAAGCTTGCGGACGGACAGCGGGTAAGGTTTTATCCGTAG
- a CDS encoding ABC transporter ATP-binding protein translates to MALFTIENVNYKNIIRYPNIEIPEGGATFICGESGSGKSTLLKLLNGVISPTDGKINYLDKNIEDYDPITLRREVLLISQSVYLFDMSIKDNFNEYYAYRDLENISEEEMKNYLDICSVHLPLDSMCSVMSGGERQRVFNAINLSFQSKVLMLDEPTSALDYKNANALLENVKSFCKRKEKTLLVVSHDRAIANKFADNIINL, encoded by the coding sequence ATGGCATTATTTACAATAGAAAATGTGAATTATAAAAATATTATTCGTTATCCCAATATTGAAATACCAGAAGGAGGAGCTACATTTATCTGCGGAGAAAGTGGCTCTGGTAAAAGCACGCTTTTAAAATTACTGAATGGCGTTATTTCACCAACGGATGGGAAAATCAACTATTTAGATAAAAATATTGAGGATTACGACCCAATAACGCTACGTCGGGAAGTTCTCCTTATCAGTCAATCGGTTTATTTATTTGATATGTCCATTAAAGACAATTTCAACGAGTATTATGCTTATCGGGATTTGGAAAACATCAGCGAAGAAGAGATGAAAAATTATTTGGATATTTGTTCTGTTCATCTACCACTCGATAGTATGTGTAGTGTAATGTCCGGTGGGGAAAGGCAGAGGGTGTTTAACGCAATTAATCTTTCGTTTCAATCAAAGGTATTAATGTTAGACGAGCCTACAAGTGCACTTGATTATAAAAATGCAAATGCGCTATTAGAAAATGTTAAATCATTTTGTAAACGAAAAGAAAAAACGCTTCTTGTCGTTTCTCATGATAGAGCTATTGCCAATAAATTTGCTGATAATATAATCAATCTTTAG
- a CDS encoding DNA-deoxyinosine glycosylase, with translation MGDYQHVSHTFEPVFDKNSKILILGSFPSVKSREQEFYYGHPMNRFWRMLSSVLKKEIPSDSLRKREFLLENHIALWDVIDSCDIIGSSDSSIKNVVPTDLSRILAISPISHIYVNGKTAKKLYDRYSESVTGLKAICLPSTSPANAMFSLEKLIEEWKVIIEPLGDNYRDCF, from the coding sequence ATGGGTGATTATCAACATGTTTCACATACCTTCGAACCGGTTTTTGATAAAAATAGTAAAATCTTGATATTAGGAAGTTTTCCTTCTGTTAAGTCAAGGGAGCAAGAGTTTTATTATGGACATCCGATGAATCGGTTTTGGAGGATGTTATCTTCGGTCTTAAAGAAAGAAATACCATCGGATAGTTTGAGAAAAAGAGAATTTCTATTAGAGAATCACATTGCATTATGGGACGTCATAGACAGTTGCGATATCATCGGATCAAGTGATAGCAGTATAAAAAATGTAGTACCAACCGATTTATCTAGGATCTTAGCGATAAGCCCAATAAGTCATATTTACGTGAATGGAAAAACAGCGAAAAAACTTTATGATCGATATAGTGAATCAGTAACTGGATTAAAAGCTATATGTCTTCCTTCTACCAGCCCAGCAAATGCAATGTTTTCGTTAGAAAAATTAATAGAAGAATGGAAAGTTATTATAGAACCATTGGGAGATAATTATAGGGATTGTTTTTGA
- a CDS encoding ABC transporter permease, whose product MNEIISLNIGQFALIYLLLLIVLLVMKKCRINQTKLLVIASLRMTVQLTLAGLILTYIFKNPHPAFTIFYILLMTGFAIYMVLNRNKEINRKFKLIVAASLALSGIAIICFFIIAVVGVNIFNPQYTIPIGGMIIGNAMTGVSLGLKTFNETIKSQRNRIDTLINMGVTPQKILIPFVNQAIETALLPTLNSMLSMGVISLPGMMTGQILSGTLPMTAILYQIAIIIAVSAVTCLSVFCSLFFGYKTLYNKRNQITI is encoded by the coding sequence ATGAACGAGATTATATCATTAAATATTGGGCAATTCGCTTTAATATATTTGCTTCTTTTAATAGTACTTTTGGTAATGAAAAAATGTAGAATTAATCAAACCAAGCTGCTTGTGATCGCCAGCTTACGGATGACCGTACAACTTACTTTGGCTGGTTTGATATTGACTTATATTTTTAAGAATCCTCATCCTGCATTTACAATTTTTTACATTCTGTTGATGACAGGATTTGCGATTTATATGGTGCTTAATAGAAACAAAGAAATTAATAGAAAATTCAAGTTGATAGTGGCGGCTTCCCTCGCTTTATCGGGTATTGCTATTATATGCTTTTTTATAATAGCAGTGGTCGGTGTAAATATTTTTAATCCCCAATATACGATTCCAATCGGTGGGATGATAATAGGAAACGCTATGACAGGGGTAAGCCTCGGGCTTAAAACATTCAATGAGACAATCAAATCGCAAAGAAATAGAATAGATACGCTTATAAATATGGGTGTTACGCCTCAAAAAATATTAATACCATTTGTAAATCAAGCGATTGAGACGGCTCTCTTACCGACCTTAAACTCAATGCTTAGCATGGGGGTTATCTCTTTACCAGGTATGATGACAGGTCAGATTCTATCCGGTACCCTTCCTATGACGGCAATACTTTACCAAATAGCGATTATCATAGCCGTAAGTGCAGTCACATGCCTATCTGTTTTCTGCTCTTTGTTTTTTGGTTATAAAACGCTATATAATAAACGAAATCAAATAACGATATAA
- a CDS encoding FAD-dependent oxidoreductase: protein MVSIWEENYSITPREELSGDLSTDVAVIGAGMAGILTAYYLTQKGFKTIVVDGKRIGSGQTKGTTAKITSQHADIYHKLIDQFGEEKAKQYAFANENAILEYKNLVNELLIDCDFEEKSAYLYTLEDATPLEEEAVAARNLGIDAEFTKETELPFEVKGAVKFANQAQFHPLKFLSAVASTLTIYENTQVLEVEDTLLKTNRGDISAKYIVFASHYPFINAPGFYFLRMHQDRSYFLACKNATTLIGMYRSLEKTGYSLRCYKDILLFGGGGHRTGENSRGGQYSALRSALAQFYPESKEFAHWSAQDCMTLDGVPYIGPFSDGKPNWYVATGFGKWGMTSSMVSAQIISKQIAGEDVWYAPVFSPERFTLTSDFKALLEETKHAVKGLTRRIFQLPKATEEELPLGHGGIIEVDEIKYGVYKTENGEIYIIDPKCPHLGCQLEWNPDELSFDCPCHGSRFTFTGELLDNPAQTDIDDKKER, encoded by the coding sequence ATGGTATCTATATGGGAAGAAAATTATTCGATTACTCCAAGAGAGGAATTATCTGGTGACTTATCGACGGACGTAGCAGTGATAGGTGCAGGAATGGCAGGAATATTAACTGCCTATTATCTCACACAAAAAGGATTTAAAACGATAGTAGTAGATGGAAAACGCATTGGAAGTGGGCAGACTAAGGGAACAACTGCAAAGATTACTTCGCAGCATGCGGATATTTATCATAAACTCATCGATCAATTTGGTGAAGAGAAAGCAAAGCAATATGCTTTTGCAAATGAGAATGCAATATTAGAATATAAGAATTTAGTTAACGAGCTACTAATCGATTGTGACTTTGAAGAAAAAAGTGCTTATCTATATACTTTGGAAGATGCAACTCCTTTAGAGGAGGAAGCGGTAGCTGCTAGGAATCTAGGAATTGATGCTGAATTTACCAAAGAAACAGAACTACCTTTTGAGGTAAAAGGCGCGGTAAAATTTGCAAATCAAGCGCAGTTTCATCCATTAAAATTCTTGTCTGCAGTGGCAAGTACATTAACCATTTATGAAAATACACAGGTACTTGAAGTAGAAGATACGTTACTTAAAACTAATCGCGGCGATATATCAGCAAAATACATTGTATTTGCAAGCCATTATCCGTTTATCAATGCTCCAGGATTTTATTTTCTACGAATGCATCAAGATCGATCTTATTTTCTTGCATGTAAAAATGCGACTACTTTAATTGGAATGTATCGAAGTTTAGAAAAGACCGGATATTCACTACGATGTTATAAAGATATCTTATTATTTGGTGGTGGAGGCCATCGAACCGGTGAGAATTCTCGTGGTGGGCAATATAGTGCTTTGAGAAGTGCGTTAGCACAATTTTATCCAGAAAGCAAAGAGTTTGCTCACTGGTCTGCACAGGATTGTATGACCTTAGATGGTGTACCATATATTGGTCCATTTTCAGATGGTAAACCGAACTGGTATGTTGCCACTGGTTTTGGTAAGTGGGGAATGACAAGTTCTATGGTATCAGCACAAATTATCTCAAAGCAAATAGCAGGTGAAGATGTTTGGTATGCTCCAGTATTTTCTCCAGAGAGATTTACCCTAACTAGTGATTTTAAAGCATTGTTAGAAGAAACCAAGCATGCAGTAAAAGGGTTAACAAGAAGGATATTTCAGTTGCCAAAAGCGACTGAGGAAGAACTTCCATTGGGTCATGGTGGAATTATTGAAGTAGATGAAATTAAATATGGAGTTTATAAAACTGAAAATGGTGAAATTTACATTATAGACCCTAAATGTCCGCATCTTGGTTGCCAGTTAGAATGGAATCCTGATGAATTAAGCTTTGATTGCCCATGTCATGGATCAAGGTTTACTTTCACCGGAGAATTATTAGATAATCCAGCACAGACTGATATTGATGATAAAAAAGAAAGGTGA
- a CDS encoding DUF4362 domain-containing protein produces the protein MDITQYINFAEQYLRSLPRDYTPGMALENNDILYDGYARTYNLDKLLEFINNVNSGIPDFVTVTTFGMDGPAVTSVLQFNRNQIIYTLDMTRSPLEDKIITIVGNRIDVHTQNMYGTLVTFYDLIDINNNSTNIIKNVQR, from the coding sequence ATGGATATAACTCAATATATTAATTTTGCTGAGCAATATTTACGTTCTCTACCAAGAGATTATACTCCAGGAATGGCTCTAGAAAATAATGATATACTTTATGATGGCTATGCAAGAACATATAATTTAGATAAACTTTTAGAGTTTATAAATAATGTAAACAGTGGTATACCTGACTTTGTCACAGTAACAACCTTTGGAATGGACGGACCAGCAGTTACAAGCGTTTTGCAATTTAATAGAAATCAAATTATTTATACATTAGATATGACTAGATCCCCTCTTGAAGATAAAATCATTACAATTGTTGGCAATAGGATAGACGTTCATACTCAAAATATGTATGGAACATTAGTAACATTTTACGATTTAATAGACATTAATAATAATTCAACAAATATTATTAAAAATGTTCAGAGATAG
- a CDS encoding M42 family metallopeptidase gives METKEYIIKTLETLVNIPSPSGFTKEVMEFVEREANKYHYSCEYIKRGGLIITVPGESNDCLGLSAHVDTLGAMVRSIGGDGIIRFTCVGGYTMNSIEGEYCKIHTREGKVYTGTILSKSPSVHSYDDARTLERKDRNMEIRIDEKVENKEDVLNLGINNGDYISFDARFEYTKSGFIKSRHLDDKASVAVLLGLLKDLSEQNVTPKRTLKILISNLEEIGMGASYIPSEISEFIAVDMGAIGDDLAGNEYSVSICALDSSGPYDYELTTKLMNLAKDKQIPYVVDIFPHYGSDASAAMRGGNNIRAALIGQGIHASHGMERTHETALIATLDLLKVYVG, from the coding sequence ATGGAAACGAAAGAGTACATTATTAAAACGTTAGAAACATTAGTGAACATTCCAAGCCCATCTGGGTTTACGAAAGAAGTGATGGAGTTTGTTGAAAGAGAAGCTAATAAGTATCATTATTCCTGTGAGTATATCAAACGAGGTGGCCTAATTATTACAGTTCCTGGAGAAAGTAATGATTGCCTTGGTCTATCAGCTCATGTAGATACACTGGGTGCTATGGTCCGTTCCATCGGTGGTGATGGTATAATTCGCTTCACCTGTGTTGGGGGCTACACAATGAATAGTATCGAAGGTGAATATTGCAAAATCCATACCAGAGAAGGAAAGGTGTATACCGGAACTATTCTTTCAAAAAGCCCATCGGTTCATTCCTATGATGATGCAAGAACTCTTGAACGCAAGGATCGAAACATGGAAATCCGTATTGATGAGAAAGTAGAGAATAAAGAAGATGTTTTAAACCTTGGAATCAATAATGGAGATTATATTAGCTTTGATGCACGTTTTGAGTATACAAAAAGCGGTTTTATCAAATCCAGACATCTGGATGATAAGGCAAGTGTAGCTGTTTTATTAGGTTTACTGAAAGATTTGTCTGAACAAAATGTTACACCAAAGAGAACTTTAAAGATTTTAATCAGCAACTTAGAAGAAATCGGTATGGGCGCTTCCTATATCCCATCTGAAATTAGTGAATTTATTGCTGTTGACATGGGAGCCATTGGTGATGATTTAGCTGGTAATGAGTATTCCGTATCAATTTGTGCATTAGATTCTTCAGGTCCATATGATTATGAGTTAACAACAAAACTTATGAATCTTGCAAAAGACAAGCAAATCCCATATGTTGTAGACATCTTCCCTCATTATGGTTCTGATGCATCTGCTGCTATGCGTGGTGGCAATAATATTAGAGCAGCGTTAATTGGACAGGGAATCCACGCTTCTCATGGGATGGAGCGTACTCATGAAACAGCATTAATTGCTACTTTAGATTTATTAAAAGTATATGTAGGATAA
- a CDS encoding RNA polymerase sigma factor: MKTEFQQLYEKYYSRVYYFLLKQVYNRKDLAEELTQETFYQAFLSLHRYRGDCDIVTWLFQIGKNTCFRYFKKHPIYADYDSEVLGKENLIANVKSMEQEYEDKVNAEAVISCIKQMKENYREVMLLRLQENLSFREIGEKLHISENSAKVLYFRGKEMVKKELEGEYYG, from the coding sequence ATGAAGACAGAGTTTCAACAATTATATGAAAAATACTATTCTCGAGTCTATTATTTTTTGCTAAAACAAGTTTATAACCGTAAAGATTTGGCGGAAGAACTGACCCAAGAAACCTTTTATCAAGCATTTTTATCATTACACCGATACCGAGGAGACTGTGATATTGTAACTTGGCTTTTTCAGATTGGTAAGAACACTTGTTTTCGTTACTTTAAGAAGCATCCTATCTATGCAGATTATGATAGCGAAGTATTAGGTAAAGAAAATCTGATAGCTAATGTTAAGAGCATGGAACAGGAGTATGAAGACAAAGTAAATGCCGAGGCAGTAATTAGTTGTATCAAACAAATGAAGGAAAATTATCGTGAGGTTATGTTATTAAGATTACAAGAAAATCTTTCTTTTCGAGAGATAGGAGAAAAGCTACATATTAGTGAGAATTCTGCAAAAGTGTTGTATTTCCGAGGAAAAGAAATGGTAAAGAAAGAATTGGAGGGCGAATATTATGGATAA
- the lepB gene encoding signal peptidase I encodes MDKQTCILVKELIPLYCDKATSEQSNQIIEEHLKECDSCKVFLDSIMAENEFKKEMGQCSDEVKDDNENYVKIAKRLKKRRRMIITSTFAAVVFIFICITSWFQTFFNIGGMEPTYDFGANFVANKLIYSFRAPKQGEVVVLYYGDNVCMKRIIGIPGDTVDINSGHIYVNNELIDTEYTFGTMQWEGDVNYPIALGEDEYFVLGDNYENSLDSRYQSFGLVPRDNIFGKVMFQTNFSLTRTKVTTAR; translated from the coding sequence ATGGATAAGCAGACATGCATACTAGTAAAGGAATTAATTCCTTTATACTGTGATAAGGCGACTAGTGAACAAAGTAATCAGATTATTGAGGAGCATTTAAAAGAGTGTGATTCCTGCAAAGTTTTTTTAGATAGCATAATGGCAGAAAATGAGTTTAAAAAAGAAATGGGTCAATGCTCTGACGAAGTTAAGGATGACAATGAGAATTATGTAAAAATAGCAAAGCGTTTAAAAAAACGTAGAAGAATGATAATAACCAGCACATTCGCAGCAGTCGTTTTTATATTTATTTGTATAACTTCGTGGTTTCAAACTTTTTTTAATATAGGAGGAATGGAACCAACTTATGATTTTGGAGCAAACTTCGTTGCAAACAAGTTGATTTATAGCTTCCGTGCTCCAAAGCAAGGAGAAGTTGTGGTATTATATTATGGAGATAATGTTTGTATGAAGCGAATCATCGGAATACCTGGTGATACAGTAGATATCAACTCAGGTCATATTTATGTAAACAATGAGCTAATAGATACAGAATATACTTTCGGAACTATGCAGTGGGAAGGAGATGTAAATTATCCAATTGCATTGGGTGAGGATGAGTATTTTGTCCTTGGAGACAATTATGAAAACTCATTAGATAGTAGATATCAGTCTTTTGGATTAGTTCCTAGAGACAATATTTTTGGAAAAGTAATGTTTCAAACGAATTTTAGTTTGACTAGAACAAAGGTTACTACAGCAAGATAA